The following are encoded together in the Chaetodon auriga isolate fChaAug3 chromosome 4, fChaAug3.hap1, whole genome shotgun sequence genome:
- the pecam1b gene encoding platelet endothelial cell adhesion molecule isoform X3, translated as MGLLLLLTSTLLSSYFHPGRVVNAQQSFTIRDVTLSIEPSTDVTRDTNVTLRCQAIVSSSGQEPLSREYTIYKDSNTIYTKTSSTSEDLLYPLPEVRVSNTGKYKCAINIEGKQMTSQAKKLTVTGLSRPVLHLNKRVVSEGEELTASCTAPGETGFIFFYFYEDSKEIVEKQVNSNQAEAKLRFSSIGIHKIHCAYIVLVTPGSFKSNQSTSITVSVKELPVTVVLEISPPYKIYEGDQLVILCTMSNFGRTSESVHLYLSQGTRLLSTGSTKVNHSMVAQAKDPGEFECRLEMGNVVKVTTKTISVTELFSVPTLTMSPAEVFQKEYMTLTCKSESYASERLRKGELTYSLDPPQSFLMSKDNGVFFGKALLLDFNYTCVAQAKGVVKHSETLTVRPKVAVSIPKILVVGRAILGQPFKVLCQSDTGSLPINYTLLKDYTPLSTTSVKLPFQQALFTVNITNSNEINKYMCEAKNSHKEGLLSKRLNATVVVPLTDLILSILSNSQEISEGDYLYLICSTLGTPPITFKLYREGTEQPLYSTTSNLNNTSYEIPVLSKEHSGKYYCEAVNHANIVITSDPVIIEVHLALWKKAVIGGFSLVVLLVLLVAAVLYFRSNRGKREAAAELSVKPSSPKSDDSLTVNLTHDTEVYNAATVKVDRAEVSVWSKRPPDADATNDEESSVVSSEPDVEYTEVVHPRPVDPARVPLRKGTDTVYSELQNSPHGAADHHDYQGSVEYAELNGEQPEADHYYPEVNSYQDLPVPVD; from the exons ATGGGACTCCTGCTACTGCTCACCTCCACGCTCCTGTCCAGCT ACTTCCATCCAGGGAGAGTGGTGAATGCACAGCAAT CATTCACGATAAGAGACGTCACCCTGTCCATCGAGCCCAGTACTGACGTGACTCGGGACACCAATGTGACTTTGAGATGTCAGGCCATCGTGAGCAGCTCGGGGCAGGAGCCGCTCAGCCGTGAGTACACTATATACAAGGACAGCAACACAATCTACACCAAGACCTCCAGCACCTCAGAGGACCTTCTGTATCCACTGCCCGAGGTCAGAGTGTCCAACACCGGCAAATATAAGTGCGCGATCAACATTGAGGGCAAGCAGATGACCAGCCAAGCCAAGAAACTCACAGTGACAG GCCTGTCAAGACCAGTCCTCCACCTTAACAAACGTGTGGTCAGTGAAGGGGAGGAGCTAACGGCCAGCTGCACGGCACCTGGCGAGACAGGCTTCATTTTCTTCTACTTCTATGAAGACTCGAAAGAAATCGTGGAGAAGCAGGTCAACTCCAACCAGGCAGAGGCCAAGCTTCGCTTCAGCAGCATTGGCATACACAAAATTCATTGTGCCTACATTGTACTCGTAACGCCAGGCTCCTTCAAGTCCAACCAAAGCACCAGCATCACTGTTTCAGTCAAAG AGCTGCCTGTCACAGTGGTTTTGGAGATCTCCCCTCCGTACAAGATCTATGAAGGAGACCAACTTGTCATCTTGTGCACCATGAGCAACTTTGGGCGTACCTCTGAAAGTGTCCACCTCTACCTGAGCCAGGGGACCCGCCTTCTCAGCACTGGAAGCACTAAAGTCAACCACAGCATGGTCGCACAGGCAAAGGACCCTGGAGAGTTTGAGTGCAGATTAGAGATGGGAAATGTAGTGAAAGTCACCACAAAGACAATTTCAGTGACTG AGCTGTTTTCAGTGCCCACTCTCACCATGTCTCCAGCTGAAGTCTTTCAAAAGGAATATATGACACTAACCTGCAAAAGTGAGAGCTACGCCTCTGAAAGACTCCGCAAGGGAGAGTTGACTTACAGTCTTGATCCACCCCAAAGCTTCCTGATGTCCAAGGACAACGGAGTATTTTTTGGCAAGGCCCTGCTGTTAGATTTCAACTATACCTGTGTTGCTCAAGCCAAGGGCGTcgtgaaacacagtgaaacccTGACTGTACGTCCTAAAG TTGCTGTCTCCATTCCAAAGATCTTGGTGGTTGGCAGGGCGATCCTGGGACAGCCCTTTAAGGTCCTCTGTCAGTCAGACACTGGCAGCCTGCCGATAAACTACACCCTGCTGAAGGATTACACCCCGCTGAGCACAACCAGCGTCAAGCTGCCTTTTCAGCAAGCTCtcttcacagtcaacatcaccAACAGTAATGAGATAAACAAGTACATGTGCGAGGCAAAGAATAGTCACAAGGAAGGCCTGCTCAGTAAACGACTCAATGCTACTGTCGTAG TGCCTCTCACAGACCTGATCCTGAGCATCCTCTCCAACTCACAAGAAATTTCTGAGGGAGATTACCTCTACCTCATATGCAGCACTCTAGGCACACCACCCATCACTTTTAAGTTGTACCGTGAAGGCACTGAACAGCCGCTGTACAGCACAACCTCCAACCTGAACAACACAAGCTACGAGATCCCCGTGCTGTCCAAAGAGCACAGCGGCAAGTACTACTGCGAGGCTGTCAACCACGCCAACATCGTCATCACCAGTGACCCGGTCATCATAGAGG tGCACTTGGCGTTGTGGAAGAAAGCTGTGATTGGGGGGTTCAGTCTGGTcgtgttgttggtgttgttggtggctgctgtgctgtactTCAGATCCAACCGAG GtaaaagagaagcagctgctgaattGTCAGT AAAGCCTTCGAGCCCTAAATCAGATGACTCTTTAACAGTGAATCTAACCCACGACACAGAGGTTTATAACGCAGCCACAG tgaaGGTGGACAGAGCTGAAGTCAGTGTGTGGAGCAAGCGACCACCTGATGCTG ATGCAACCAATGACGAAGAGAGCAGCGTGGTGTCCAGCGAGCCTGATGTGGAGTACACTGAGGTGGTGCATCCCCGGCCAGTAGATCCTGCCAGAG TCCCACTCAGAaaaggcacagacacagtgtacAGCGAGCTCCAAAACTCTCCACATG GTGCTGCTGACCACCATGACTAT cagggTTCAGTAGAGTACGCTGAGCTCAACGGTGAACAACCTGAGGCCGATCACTACTATCCAGAGGTCAACAGCTACCAGGACCTGCCGGTGCCTGTGGATTAA
- the pecam1b gene encoding platelet endothelial cell adhesion molecule isoform X1 → MGLLLLLTSTLLSSYFHPGRVVNAQQSFTIRDVTLSIEPSTDVTRDTNVTLRCQAIVSSSGQEPLSREYTIYKDSNTIYTKTSSTSEDLLYPLPEVRVSNTGKYKCAINIEGKQMTSQAKKLTVTGLSRPVLHLNKRVVSEGEELTASCTAPGETGFIFFYFYEDSKEIVEKQVNSNQAEAKLRFSSIGIHKIHCAYIVLVTPGSFKSNQSTSITVSVKELPVTVVLEISPPYKIYEGDQLVILCTMSNFGRTSESVHLYLSQGTRLLSTGSTKVNHSMVAQAKDPGEFECRLEMGNVVKVTTKTISVTELFSVPTLTMSPAEVFQKEYMTLTCKSESYASERLRKGELTYSLDPPQSFLMSKDNGVFFGKALLLDFNYTCVAQAKGVVKHSETLTVRPKVAVSIPKILVVGRAILGQPFKVLCQSDTGSLPINYTLLKDYTPLSTTSVKLPFQQALFTVNITNSNEINKYMCEAKNSHKEGLLSKRLNATVVVPLTDLILSILSNSQEISEGDYLYLICSTLGTPPITFKLYREGTEQPLYSTTSNLNNTSYEIPVLSKEHSGKYYCEAVNHANIVITSDPVIIEVHLALWKKAVIGGFSLVVLLVLLVAAVLYFRSNRGRETYSPPASKREAAAELSVKPSSPKSDDSLTVNLTHDTEVYNAATVKVDRAEVSVWSKRPPDADATNDEESSVVSSEPDVEYTEVVHPRPVDPARVPLRKGTDTVYSELQNSPHGAADHHDYQGSVEYAELNGEQPEADHYYPEVNSYQDLPVPVD, encoded by the exons ATGGGACTCCTGCTACTGCTCACCTCCACGCTCCTGTCCAGCT ACTTCCATCCAGGGAGAGTGGTGAATGCACAGCAAT CATTCACGATAAGAGACGTCACCCTGTCCATCGAGCCCAGTACTGACGTGACTCGGGACACCAATGTGACTTTGAGATGTCAGGCCATCGTGAGCAGCTCGGGGCAGGAGCCGCTCAGCCGTGAGTACACTATATACAAGGACAGCAACACAATCTACACCAAGACCTCCAGCACCTCAGAGGACCTTCTGTATCCACTGCCCGAGGTCAGAGTGTCCAACACCGGCAAATATAAGTGCGCGATCAACATTGAGGGCAAGCAGATGACCAGCCAAGCCAAGAAACTCACAGTGACAG GCCTGTCAAGACCAGTCCTCCACCTTAACAAACGTGTGGTCAGTGAAGGGGAGGAGCTAACGGCCAGCTGCACGGCACCTGGCGAGACAGGCTTCATTTTCTTCTACTTCTATGAAGACTCGAAAGAAATCGTGGAGAAGCAGGTCAACTCCAACCAGGCAGAGGCCAAGCTTCGCTTCAGCAGCATTGGCATACACAAAATTCATTGTGCCTACATTGTACTCGTAACGCCAGGCTCCTTCAAGTCCAACCAAAGCACCAGCATCACTGTTTCAGTCAAAG AGCTGCCTGTCACAGTGGTTTTGGAGATCTCCCCTCCGTACAAGATCTATGAAGGAGACCAACTTGTCATCTTGTGCACCATGAGCAACTTTGGGCGTACCTCTGAAAGTGTCCACCTCTACCTGAGCCAGGGGACCCGCCTTCTCAGCACTGGAAGCACTAAAGTCAACCACAGCATGGTCGCACAGGCAAAGGACCCTGGAGAGTTTGAGTGCAGATTAGAGATGGGAAATGTAGTGAAAGTCACCACAAAGACAATTTCAGTGACTG AGCTGTTTTCAGTGCCCACTCTCACCATGTCTCCAGCTGAAGTCTTTCAAAAGGAATATATGACACTAACCTGCAAAAGTGAGAGCTACGCCTCTGAAAGACTCCGCAAGGGAGAGTTGACTTACAGTCTTGATCCACCCCAAAGCTTCCTGATGTCCAAGGACAACGGAGTATTTTTTGGCAAGGCCCTGCTGTTAGATTTCAACTATACCTGTGTTGCTCAAGCCAAGGGCGTcgtgaaacacagtgaaacccTGACTGTACGTCCTAAAG TTGCTGTCTCCATTCCAAAGATCTTGGTGGTTGGCAGGGCGATCCTGGGACAGCCCTTTAAGGTCCTCTGTCAGTCAGACACTGGCAGCCTGCCGATAAACTACACCCTGCTGAAGGATTACACCCCGCTGAGCACAACCAGCGTCAAGCTGCCTTTTCAGCAAGCTCtcttcacagtcaacatcaccAACAGTAATGAGATAAACAAGTACATGTGCGAGGCAAAGAATAGTCACAAGGAAGGCCTGCTCAGTAAACGACTCAATGCTACTGTCGTAG TGCCTCTCACAGACCTGATCCTGAGCATCCTCTCCAACTCACAAGAAATTTCTGAGGGAGATTACCTCTACCTCATATGCAGCACTCTAGGCACACCACCCATCACTTTTAAGTTGTACCGTGAAGGCACTGAACAGCCGCTGTACAGCACAACCTCCAACCTGAACAACACAAGCTACGAGATCCCCGTGCTGTCCAAAGAGCACAGCGGCAAGTACTACTGCGAGGCTGTCAACCACGCCAACATCGTCATCACCAGTGACCCGGTCATCATAGAGG tGCACTTGGCGTTGTGGAAGAAAGCTGTGATTGGGGGGTTCAGTCTGGTcgtgttgttggtgttgttggtggctgctgtgctgtactTCAGATCCAACCGAGGTAGAGAGACCTACAGTCCACCAGCAA GtaaaagagaagcagctgctgaattGTCAGT AAAGCCTTCGAGCCCTAAATCAGATGACTCTTTAACAGTGAATCTAACCCACGACACAGAGGTTTATAACGCAGCCACAG tgaaGGTGGACAGAGCTGAAGTCAGTGTGTGGAGCAAGCGACCACCTGATGCTG ATGCAACCAATGACGAAGAGAGCAGCGTGGTGTCCAGCGAGCCTGATGTGGAGTACACTGAGGTGGTGCATCCCCGGCCAGTAGATCCTGCCAGAG TCCCACTCAGAaaaggcacagacacagtgtacAGCGAGCTCCAAAACTCTCCACATG GTGCTGCTGACCACCATGACTAT cagggTTCAGTAGAGTACGCTGAGCTCAACGGTGAACAACCTGAGGCCGATCACTACTATCCAGAGGTCAACAGCTACCAGGACCTGCCGGTGCCTGTGGATTAA
- the pecam1b gene encoding platelet endothelial cell adhesion molecule isoform X7 yields the protein MGLLLLLTSTLLSSYFHPGRVVNAQQSFTIRDVTLSIEPSTDVTRDTNVTLRCQAIVSSSGQEPLSREYTIYKDSNTIYTKTSSTSEDLLYPLPEVRVSNTGKYKCAINIEGKQMTSQAKKLTVTGLSRPVLHLNKRVVSEGEELTASCTAPGETGFIFFYFYEDSKEIVEKQVNSNQAEAKLRFSSIGIHKIHCAYIVLVTPGSFKSNQSTSITVSVKELPVTVVLEISPPYKIYEGDQLVILCTMSNFGRTSESVHLYLSQGTRLLSTGSTKVNHSMVAQAKDPGEFECRLEMGNVVKVTTKTISVTELFSVPTLTMSPAEVFQKEYMTLTCKSESYASERLRKGELTYSLDPPQSFLMSKDNGVFFGKALLLDFNYTCVAQAKGVVKHSETLTVRPKVAVSIPKILVVGRAILGQPFKVLCQSDTGSLPINYTLLKDYTPLSTTSVKLPFQQALFTVNITNSNEINKYMCEAKNSHKEGLLSKRLNATVVVPLTDLILSILSNSQEISEGDYLYLICSTLGTPPITFKLYREGTEQPLYSTTSNLNNTSYEIPVLSKEHSGKYYCEAVNHANIVITSDPVIIEVHLALWKKAVIGGFSLVVLLVLLVAAVLYFRSNRVKVDRAEVSVWSKRPPDADATNDEESSVVSSEPDVEYTEVVHPRPVDPARVPLRKGTDTVYSELQNSPHGAADHHDYQGSVEYAELNGEQPEADHYYPEVNSYQDLPVPVD from the exons ATGGGACTCCTGCTACTGCTCACCTCCACGCTCCTGTCCAGCT ACTTCCATCCAGGGAGAGTGGTGAATGCACAGCAAT CATTCACGATAAGAGACGTCACCCTGTCCATCGAGCCCAGTACTGACGTGACTCGGGACACCAATGTGACTTTGAGATGTCAGGCCATCGTGAGCAGCTCGGGGCAGGAGCCGCTCAGCCGTGAGTACACTATATACAAGGACAGCAACACAATCTACACCAAGACCTCCAGCACCTCAGAGGACCTTCTGTATCCACTGCCCGAGGTCAGAGTGTCCAACACCGGCAAATATAAGTGCGCGATCAACATTGAGGGCAAGCAGATGACCAGCCAAGCCAAGAAACTCACAGTGACAG GCCTGTCAAGACCAGTCCTCCACCTTAACAAACGTGTGGTCAGTGAAGGGGAGGAGCTAACGGCCAGCTGCACGGCACCTGGCGAGACAGGCTTCATTTTCTTCTACTTCTATGAAGACTCGAAAGAAATCGTGGAGAAGCAGGTCAACTCCAACCAGGCAGAGGCCAAGCTTCGCTTCAGCAGCATTGGCATACACAAAATTCATTGTGCCTACATTGTACTCGTAACGCCAGGCTCCTTCAAGTCCAACCAAAGCACCAGCATCACTGTTTCAGTCAAAG AGCTGCCTGTCACAGTGGTTTTGGAGATCTCCCCTCCGTACAAGATCTATGAAGGAGACCAACTTGTCATCTTGTGCACCATGAGCAACTTTGGGCGTACCTCTGAAAGTGTCCACCTCTACCTGAGCCAGGGGACCCGCCTTCTCAGCACTGGAAGCACTAAAGTCAACCACAGCATGGTCGCACAGGCAAAGGACCCTGGAGAGTTTGAGTGCAGATTAGAGATGGGAAATGTAGTGAAAGTCACCACAAAGACAATTTCAGTGACTG AGCTGTTTTCAGTGCCCACTCTCACCATGTCTCCAGCTGAAGTCTTTCAAAAGGAATATATGACACTAACCTGCAAAAGTGAGAGCTACGCCTCTGAAAGACTCCGCAAGGGAGAGTTGACTTACAGTCTTGATCCACCCCAAAGCTTCCTGATGTCCAAGGACAACGGAGTATTTTTTGGCAAGGCCCTGCTGTTAGATTTCAACTATACCTGTGTTGCTCAAGCCAAGGGCGTcgtgaaacacagtgaaacccTGACTGTACGTCCTAAAG TTGCTGTCTCCATTCCAAAGATCTTGGTGGTTGGCAGGGCGATCCTGGGACAGCCCTTTAAGGTCCTCTGTCAGTCAGACACTGGCAGCCTGCCGATAAACTACACCCTGCTGAAGGATTACACCCCGCTGAGCACAACCAGCGTCAAGCTGCCTTTTCAGCAAGCTCtcttcacagtcaacatcaccAACAGTAATGAGATAAACAAGTACATGTGCGAGGCAAAGAATAGTCACAAGGAAGGCCTGCTCAGTAAACGACTCAATGCTACTGTCGTAG TGCCTCTCACAGACCTGATCCTGAGCATCCTCTCCAACTCACAAGAAATTTCTGAGGGAGATTACCTCTACCTCATATGCAGCACTCTAGGCACACCACCCATCACTTTTAAGTTGTACCGTGAAGGCACTGAACAGCCGCTGTACAGCACAACCTCCAACCTGAACAACACAAGCTACGAGATCCCCGTGCTGTCCAAAGAGCACAGCGGCAAGTACTACTGCGAGGCTGTCAACCACGCCAACATCGTCATCACCAGTGACCCGGTCATCATAGAGG tGCACTTGGCGTTGTGGAAGAAAGCTGTGATTGGGGGGTTCAGTCTGGTcgtgttgttggtgttgttggtggctgctgtgctgtactTCAGATCCAACCGAG tgaaGGTGGACAGAGCTGAAGTCAGTGTGTGGAGCAAGCGACCACCTGATGCTG ATGCAACCAATGACGAAGAGAGCAGCGTGGTGTCCAGCGAGCCTGATGTGGAGTACACTGAGGTGGTGCATCCCCGGCCAGTAGATCCTGCCAGAG TCCCACTCAGAaaaggcacagacacagtgtacAGCGAGCTCCAAAACTCTCCACATG GTGCTGCTGACCACCATGACTAT cagggTTCAGTAGAGTACGCTGAGCTCAACGGTGAACAACCTGAGGCCGATCACTACTATCCAGAGGTCAACAGCTACCAGGACCTGCCGGTGCCTGTGGATTAA
- the pecam1b gene encoding platelet endothelial cell adhesion molecule isoform X4 — MGLLLLLTSTLLSSYFHPGRVVNAQQSFTIRDVTLSIEPSTDVTRDTNVTLRCQAIVSSSGQEPLSREYTIYKDSNTIYTKTSSTSEDLLYPLPEVRVSNTGKYKCAINIEGKQMTSQAKKLTVTGLSRPVLHLNKRVVSEGEELTASCTAPGETGFIFFYFYEDSKEIVEKQVNSNQAEAKLRFSSIGIHKIHCAYIVLVTPGSFKSNQSTSITVSVKELPVTVVLEISPPYKIYEGDQLVILCTMSNFGRTSESVHLYLSQGTRLLSTGSTKVNHSMVAQAKDPGEFECRLEMGNVVKVTTKTISVTELFSVPTLTMSPAEVFQKEYMTLTCKSESYASERLRKGELTYSLDPPQSFLMSKDNGVFFGKALLLDFNYTCVAQAKGVVKHSETLTVRPKVAVSIPKILVVGRAILGQPFKVLCQSDTGSLPINYTLLKDYTPLSTTSVKLPFQQALFTVNITNSNEINKYMCEAKNSHKEGLLSKRLNATVVVPLTDLILSILSNSQEISEGDYLYLICSTLGTPPITFKLYREGTEQPLYSTTSNLNNTSYEIPVLSKEHSGKYYCEAVNHANIVITSDPVIIEVHLALWKKAVIGGFSLVVLLVLLVAAVLYFRSNRGKREAAAELSVKPSSPKSDDSLTVNLTHDTEVYNAATVKVDRAEVSVWSKRPPDADATNDEESSVVSSEPDVEYTEVVHPRPVDPARVPLRKGTDTVYSELQNSPHGAADHHDYGSVEYAELNGEQPEADHYYPEVNSYQDLPVPVD; from the exons ATGGGACTCCTGCTACTGCTCACCTCCACGCTCCTGTCCAGCT ACTTCCATCCAGGGAGAGTGGTGAATGCACAGCAAT CATTCACGATAAGAGACGTCACCCTGTCCATCGAGCCCAGTACTGACGTGACTCGGGACACCAATGTGACTTTGAGATGTCAGGCCATCGTGAGCAGCTCGGGGCAGGAGCCGCTCAGCCGTGAGTACACTATATACAAGGACAGCAACACAATCTACACCAAGACCTCCAGCACCTCAGAGGACCTTCTGTATCCACTGCCCGAGGTCAGAGTGTCCAACACCGGCAAATATAAGTGCGCGATCAACATTGAGGGCAAGCAGATGACCAGCCAAGCCAAGAAACTCACAGTGACAG GCCTGTCAAGACCAGTCCTCCACCTTAACAAACGTGTGGTCAGTGAAGGGGAGGAGCTAACGGCCAGCTGCACGGCACCTGGCGAGACAGGCTTCATTTTCTTCTACTTCTATGAAGACTCGAAAGAAATCGTGGAGAAGCAGGTCAACTCCAACCAGGCAGAGGCCAAGCTTCGCTTCAGCAGCATTGGCATACACAAAATTCATTGTGCCTACATTGTACTCGTAACGCCAGGCTCCTTCAAGTCCAACCAAAGCACCAGCATCACTGTTTCAGTCAAAG AGCTGCCTGTCACAGTGGTTTTGGAGATCTCCCCTCCGTACAAGATCTATGAAGGAGACCAACTTGTCATCTTGTGCACCATGAGCAACTTTGGGCGTACCTCTGAAAGTGTCCACCTCTACCTGAGCCAGGGGACCCGCCTTCTCAGCACTGGAAGCACTAAAGTCAACCACAGCATGGTCGCACAGGCAAAGGACCCTGGAGAGTTTGAGTGCAGATTAGAGATGGGAAATGTAGTGAAAGTCACCACAAAGACAATTTCAGTGACTG AGCTGTTTTCAGTGCCCACTCTCACCATGTCTCCAGCTGAAGTCTTTCAAAAGGAATATATGACACTAACCTGCAAAAGTGAGAGCTACGCCTCTGAAAGACTCCGCAAGGGAGAGTTGACTTACAGTCTTGATCCACCCCAAAGCTTCCTGATGTCCAAGGACAACGGAGTATTTTTTGGCAAGGCCCTGCTGTTAGATTTCAACTATACCTGTGTTGCTCAAGCCAAGGGCGTcgtgaaacacagtgaaacccTGACTGTACGTCCTAAAG TTGCTGTCTCCATTCCAAAGATCTTGGTGGTTGGCAGGGCGATCCTGGGACAGCCCTTTAAGGTCCTCTGTCAGTCAGACACTGGCAGCCTGCCGATAAACTACACCCTGCTGAAGGATTACACCCCGCTGAGCACAACCAGCGTCAAGCTGCCTTTTCAGCAAGCTCtcttcacagtcaacatcaccAACAGTAATGAGATAAACAAGTACATGTGCGAGGCAAAGAATAGTCACAAGGAAGGCCTGCTCAGTAAACGACTCAATGCTACTGTCGTAG TGCCTCTCACAGACCTGATCCTGAGCATCCTCTCCAACTCACAAGAAATTTCTGAGGGAGATTACCTCTACCTCATATGCAGCACTCTAGGCACACCACCCATCACTTTTAAGTTGTACCGTGAAGGCACTGAACAGCCGCTGTACAGCACAACCTCCAACCTGAACAACACAAGCTACGAGATCCCCGTGCTGTCCAAAGAGCACAGCGGCAAGTACTACTGCGAGGCTGTCAACCACGCCAACATCGTCATCACCAGTGACCCGGTCATCATAGAGG tGCACTTGGCGTTGTGGAAGAAAGCTGTGATTGGGGGGTTCAGTCTGGTcgtgttgttggtgttgttggtggctgctgtgctgtactTCAGATCCAACCGAG GtaaaagagaagcagctgctgaattGTCAGT AAAGCCTTCGAGCCCTAAATCAGATGACTCTTTAACAGTGAATCTAACCCACGACACAGAGGTTTATAACGCAGCCACAG tgaaGGTGGACAGAGCTGAAGTCAGTGTGTGGAGCAAGCGACCACCTGATGCTG ATGCAACCAATGACGAAGAGAGCAGCGTGGTGTCCAGCGAGCCTGATGTGGAGTACACTGAGGTGGTGCATCCCCGGCCAGTAGATCCTGCCAGAG TCCCACTCAGAaaaggcacagacacagtgtacAGCGAGCTCCAAAACTCTCCACATG GTGCTGCTGACCACCATGACTAT ggTTCAGTAGAGTACGCTGAGCTCAACGGTGAACAACCTGAGGCCGATCACTACTATCCAGAGGTCAACAGCTACCAGGACCTGCCGGTGCCTGTGGATTAA